Within Quercus lobata isolate SW786 chromosome 5, ValleyOak3.0 Primary Assembly, whole genome shotgun sequence, the genomic segment TATCCCATAGTGGCTTATTACGTTTCCAAGAAAGCTACCACCATATGTCTTAGTGTTTGAAATTATATACTGTCATAGATCACTGAATTTGGTGGAAAACTCAAAACATTACAGATTCAACAAAATCAGAAAAGACGTAACATCTTCTTTCATGTTTTATGAAAGAAAATCAGTAACTTCCACAATATAATGAATTTCACATCATATTATTtcctatgaatttttttttttttgggtggggtgGGGGAGTTTGAGTGGGGTTGGTGAATAATTATATAGATTAAGAAGGCAAAAGAAGTGAAGGGACCAATCTCGGACTTCCGGGGAAAATATCCAAAGTGAAATTTTGATGAGTTGTTCACTCTTGcctaagaataaaaaatagtaaaataccacgaattaaacaaaaataaaaaagttaattttattttattaaaagttttctttgtttcctatattttttttatttaaaaaaagaaagaaagaaagaatgctGAGATGggttaaataataaataatgctGAAAATGTTGAGTTTGTTAGAGTATCAAATTTGGTCAGAAGGACCATTTTCGAAAAGACATCAAAtggatcaaaataaaaattctaaactgCCTTAAGCTTTTAGAGGAAAAATGTAATTAAGTAAATTTCATATATCTGCAACGGAGGGTTCGCTTGGAGGACTATTGGTTCAAGATGATGGCTCTGGCCAAGAGATatcaatattatatttaattcaCGGATCAATTCGACACAAGGTCCAGCGCTAATAGAAGTTGCCGACTATCCTAGTAGCAAAGGAAAAGGGCAGGGCCTGAAATTCAGACCAGATCAGAGTCTTCTCTGTTTGAGCTACTCCCACACACTGACCGGAAGATCTCAGTTGTATTGGACTGGACAAGTACGTAGAGATCTTCGTGGGACTAAGGAGGGATGGACCAAGGAGTGCAGATGTAAAGGGAGGTGGAGTTCGCAAAACATCTTCTTACAGGTATATCTTAATTTGGTAGTGATTGATGAACGTATCAAGATAAGCAATGTATTTTGTAAGAAAAGTTATTAtcatatttattactatttacgTATACTAATATTAGataactagcctcatcacacacatatgttgatttttctattttttttaggcACATTCTTAGAGgctatgaaataaaataaagttcatCATCTACAGATAATTCCCATCTTAGTCAATAGTTTGTACATATTaaacatgtctttttttttttttttccaaatagcATATACACCATATTTTTGAATTGATAAACTTTTGCTTTTCTAGTTACTTCAATTTGAGATGAAGAATAGAATTCAAATATTGCTAGAATGataatttcaaatcaattgCTAACCCGTTTATCAAGCATTGGAGTCTTCTTCGTAAACAACTACTTGAAGATCCATATCAGTTACTCCTAACTAAACAATTCGTTTATCAAGCAGTAGTGTCTTCTTCAAAAACACCTACTTGAAAATCCATATCAATTATTAACTAGACAGCCAGTTTATCAAGCAATGGAGTATTCTTCAAAAACACCTACTTGAATATCCATATCAATTGCTTACTAGACAGCCCATTTGAGTGCTAGTCCCAATTTCAAGGGAAATTCCTACATATTTCTTAAAGTAGAAGACAAAAGTGGAAGGGAAATGAAgaggattgaaaattttaaaagataggGAAAAGAGAGATAGCCAGACAACGATATCAAAATTTGTAagttaataaagaaaattaagatcttttgattttctgtccagaaaggggaaaaaatcatatattatgattattaatattatacatGTATAAGAATCTTAAAAGAATTGAGTAACAAATTGTAAACATAGttcatcaaaacaaatttatcaaaaaatctaTCATAGTTGTCATGAGATATGAGGATCTTGTTGATGCATTTGCCACTACCACTGCAAATCACAAATCCTCCAAATATACAAATGAAAGGATTTGATGTCTGGGAGTATTCATCAACCTGaagaaacaataagaaaaattatatttgaatcaTCACATACAACATTCAAAGAAGAACTAAAAGGTAAAGAAAATGTTGGAATAAAGAAAAGTGAACATGAAAAATTCTatacttttaatatatagagatttcGTTCTTCCTAAAAactaacaataataaaataaatacagaagatttcataaatcaatatcaatatatgttttatttaaaaacaaatcaatattAATATTCAAGTgtaatcttgtttttttttttttgagacgaAATGATGATAGACTATATTGATTAAAAATCACGTTATACAAAGTAcaatggaaaagagaaaaaaaaggcttGTTTAAGGTAATTTatcttataattattattttattttattttatttgtttttttaactcGTATGTTATCAATCTCacttattttaaataaaaataatagtagtagtagtagtagttgtTGTAATAGGTTATATAGAAATCCACTCATTAGCACCTCaagtagatttgaattttgatttcaatGGAAGACATAAAAATCTCAGTTATATATTCATTCAAAATACTTATTGgttagtttttcttattattatattatgtataaattattttatagttatgtctatgtttatgtttacatttaatttttcacatttatattattttgtacccttatatatacatacacacaagATCACACATGATTATAAACATAAATGTAGAGGTTTctttgtttgtaaaaaaaaaaaaaaattgttaacttGGTTTATAGATATTTATAAGTTGAATTGAAAATAATCTGGCATTATAGCAAGTTAGCTTTGAGTTGACCAACTATATGTGGGATGTAAAATGTCGATGTTTATTCAATAAGCTCAAACTTTATGTTTAATATACCAATGCCTAATTTAAACGATAATGGATGAAAGGGGCCAAGTTAATAAGAATAAATGCAAACATTGAGagcaaaatatacaaaatttgaactttataaacagaaataaaaattatcctAAACCCAAAATTGtaatttgagtttttgacaaaattaaataagatgTATAAATaattctgagaaaaaaaaaaaaagcatgtggATTAGATagtaacaaacaaaaaaggttTAGACTGAATTTTACTTTGTTTCATTAGTCTCATTGATCAGATCAATTAGAGTTTAGTAAATATTGTTTGCACAATGCATCACTTTTATCCTTGAGTAGAGTCATTATATGCAAGACCTAAACACTAAGGCATTGGAACATGAAGGAAGTGTGACAAGATTTATGTAAAACCTCAATATGCATGGCTTCCCAGTCATAAGAAGTAAGGATGATTCTAATCAAATTATTCAATCTTGATGCCATTACACTCAAGCAGAGGTTGATGGTTGAATTCTTTATAATCTTTATGATGGTGCTCACGTTATGgtaagttttaatttgaagtgTTATGctatttattgtatattttattttgataatctaacttgtgtttttgtttgtttgtttgtggtGTTTAGGCTACTAAAGGAAAGCCTAGTTATATCTTGTGGAGATCTTTGAGGCTGTGGATGGAAGTTCTTATTTTACTACTCAACGATATTATAGAGCCGAGGATATGGTAAGTATCATCATAACACCatctcttaattgattttggttctCAATATTTAGCTTGCTAATGCCTAgttctaattaaaatattttcccataGGTCATACAGAAATGTCATAATCTTATTGAGAGCAAGCACATATTCTACTCAGAAATACGAGATGATAACGTATTGGattgtttggttgaaaaattaacaattgCTAGGATTCCTTTGAATGTATGATTTCAAGTTCTTATATACGTTCTCTGATTTTCATATAATGTGATAGTAattaaagtttgtttttcagGTTGATCCAGCAAAGAGAAAGTCAATTCCCAATTGTGATTATTAGACCTATAGtgtccagaaaaaaaaattgaaaaattgaatgaaatatctttctcactctcatctctcatctctcatgTTAGCGCTGACCCATTCGGCCCATGCCTGGCCGTTGACCCACTCACACCACCGCCATTCACGCTTGGCCACCGACCTAGTAAGCCCATCCACGCTGCTGACCCAGTGAGCTCATCCACACTGCCAAACCAATGAACCCACCCACGCTACCGCTCCTAGGCCATTGATGCCAATCAGCCACTACCCTGGCCTAGACCGATGTCGGTTAGACCcttccccttctctctctctctttggtttttttttttttttttgttagtagatcttgcttttttttttcttttttcttttttttctttttttggctagtaagaaaatataggaaaatCCATCATGTCTTTCACTGAGCTTACATTTTCTGTTTTGCATTGTTTTGGCGTTTGTTTACATGGAGGACTAGAGATTGTTCCCGGCATTATTAAGGTTCATATGAGCAACATAGAATTATTGAAGTGTTGGGACTTATGGTGATCAAACTTTTCCCTTATTACATTTATgctttaattcaaattttagttcTACTTTTTTGAGTCTGTCGATAATTCTGATGGTGAAATGTTTTGGAGTATTggaattgtgaaaatatataatgGAATGGAGCTATTTATTCAAGTATAATTGTGTGGGATTAAGTTTGTgattgacaagtataatgtGTGTTTGTGACTGAGGCTTTGTTTATGTGATTAGGCATTGttatgaaattactttttttttttttttttgggtatttaggTTTAATGAGAATTTATTGGGCAAAGAAAGCTGGGACTGATTAGAGGGTTTAAtattattgatatcaaaatccatttggattgaagaatTTCAGGATCTTGTAAGGACTTTACATTCTTTcagtctttttctttatttcattttttttgtttgagttgttATGCGGTTAATTCTTATTGTTTGATTATTAAGAATGTTGTCCAACTAATtagatatttattataataataattaatgagtGTACCTTTTGTATTGAGGTTTcagaaaattagggttttttgttttggttgattgTAGAATCCATAGgtatttttaatttgggattTTCGGAGTTGGGTATGTATACTGCTTGTGGTCATTTGGctgtgggttttgggtttgtgcttgtgtttaatattttgcctttcaaatttcaagttaCAAGGATTCAAGATTTTCCACTGCGTCATCTTCATTGCCGGTAATTTTATGCTCTCtttttttagaggttttggTTAATTGAGAAGTTATGTTCTAGAATGATTATGTGGTAATTGTTTCCTTCCCTTTTAGTCCATATATAATGATGAGTCCAAAATAACATGAAATCGTCATTCCATGTCAATGACAACCCGAACAAGCGTTACACATTTATAAGGTTCCAATCTTATTTCTTAATGGACCAAAAATACCCAACTACTCTTCATCaagaaaaatttttttcctttttatttgaaGGAGAATTCTTGTCTTCtatactaacaaaaaaaaacattttcttctaTATTCAGAATATTCAAAcgaaaactaataagaattttagGTGATATTCAACAAATATATTCACAGAAGTAAAatggtgatgatttttttacaTATGGCAATTGGAGGtgagaaaaagaacaaaaattaaaaattgcaaaatgtttatgggaaaaaaaaatcaaaataaaatttagtgtACGGTCATAAGCGATTAATTTACGAGTCCCATATTGGACCAAAGGCAGAAATTCCAGCTGCCTTGCATGCGTTGACAACATCTCTGCTTCCCTCTGGATTTCTGGTAACAATAACAACTTTAGTGCTCCAATTTCTAGCAGCATCAATGCTCAGTTGAGACAAATTGGGACGACCAAACACAGCAGTATCATGGACAATCACCTTGTCTTTTGGCCACCCACTTAccatttctttgatttcttttccaaatttttgttcaattccCTTGGCTACCCAAATTAACCGCACATCAACAGAACATGGCTGCAAAAGGAATGATAGAAACACACAAATTCCTGAACCTGTTGACACCAACAAAACCCTATCATACATATTAACAAGATAAGGCAAGCCCACAAAGTGCACTTTTCGAACCCAAAAATGGCTTGGTGGATTTGACACCAAGGACTTTGTGAAATCACCAACAGCACCAGCTAATATCATGTGCTCTTTCTTCCCATCAGAAATTATGCCAAATGCGTGCCATTCCGATAAAGGGGATGGACTAATCCTACCCGATATACCAGCTTTTACTCCGCCATCAAACTTGACAATTGCGGCGTGGCCTGAAGGAGCAAAGACCTTAATGGGGACACGTCTCACTGTCATCCATGGCAAGATGATTAAGAAAGTGATGGACACGGTGAACCAAAACTCTTGCCGTTTGATCAAGCTGGAACTAATGTCTTTCTTGTGGGATTTGGTTTTTGGATCATAAGAGATTGTAAGAATAATAAAGACCCAGAGAAGAGCAAGAGCAATCCATCCAGCAAAGCGTTGAGTTCTTTCGAATACATTGTGATGAAGATGGCGAACTAGAGGGAAAGCCGCCAATGAAGAGAGGCAAAGAAGGCCAAGAATGGTGGAGGCTACACCTATGATCTCAGGTGAACTGTTGTCTCCATCTTTGAGGGTAAGGACTAAGGCATACATCAGCCATGCAATTGAAGAGACACCACAGCTACTATGAATACCTCCGAGACTTTGGAGAAGGGATGTTGTGGCTGTCTTAATAAAGAGAGGCACCCATGACCTTCCCAAGAACTTGACCGCGAGCCAAAAAACAACACGCAAGAAGGCCTCGCTCCTACACTGTGTCAAAGCAAGTATATTGGCAATGGAGAAAAGGGCAGTTATATTCTTCCCATGCGAGAAATGCCCCGTGGTTGCAAGAACCAAGCCAGTAATGTTTAGAATCAAGCAAATTGAAAAGAGTCCCTTGTACACTCTGAAAAACCCTTCGTCGAGCAGTATAACTGACAGCCACGAATTTTTCTTTCGAGATGGCTTTGATGCTTGTTCATGTATGCTAGCAGTCAAAAGTGGAAGTGGGGTTTGCTTGATCTGTTTCTCTACGTTGTTCCCTTGTTCCACAACCTCCAAACCAATATCTACATGATCTTCATCGTCCAGGTCAAGATCACAAAAGTGGCTGCTGCTTTTGCTTATAGACCTCTGAATAAAAGAAGGGAACTCTTTGGGAGAGCCAAGCCAAGGTATTTTGATGGCAAAGGGATCTGCATGAGGTTTGATCTCAAAAGCCAGGCCTCGGCAGTTCGAAGACCTTTCTTGGGTTTGCATATTTCCTATCACACAAGCAAGGAAGAAGACTGAGTTTCAAACTGTGATTTTCATGTGCGAAAGAAAGATATAGGACCTAAATGTTGgcattttttaaagaatgataTTTATTTCACTCACAGTGGTGGACACAATgtatacataataattttttaatattaaactCGTGACttaaagtaataatttttaCGTGAAAGTTGTGACTACAAGCCACAAGCtcagagtaaaaaaataattatgtatattttatgtGCAATAATATAAGTACACTAATTATTACCAAAATATGTGTGTGATATAATTTATGTGAAAGCAGTGTGaaagaatattttcttttcaaattcgCCATAACATGCCtccatacttttttttatttgactttgatatatcaaagtcTATTGCTATCCAGTTTCTCAAAATAGTCTAGAGCTATCCTGTATCAAAATGGAATGCTTTGAAAAACGAGTCTAATTATTGCACTAACTGACCTTTAAAcagattctccaaaaaaaattaaataaataaataactgacCTTTAAACATAGCAAGTCCTTAGAAATTGACGTTGGCACACAAACGAACAGTAAATATAGACCTAGTCAAGAGGCTTTCTCGCGTAAGAACATCTTTCTGTGTTCacttctattttctttatttatttttcctttaatataAAGTAATGTGAATTTTTGATTAGTGCTTTAAACTTTTAAACTTTAGTTGACTTGAATGGTTTTTTGGGTATTGGAAAGTGCTTATcttttcacttaaatttttcttccttcatAAAAAAGGCTTCTCTTCATGCAATGTTCAtgatttcttttgtttaggataataaaagataattttttctgTAAGATCCTTTTtctataattcaataattaggaCATTTGAATTGTAGacatttttattgaaaacacaaagtttttttttttttttttttttacaagataaaatttttactCTAGCATATGgataaatggaaaattattaggtatttttGGAGTATGGATAAATGgtgctctctcctctcacatttatGATGGACTCTATCACGATTTTAATGAGTAGACTCCACTATGAATGTGAAAAGAGTGAGCATCATTCTCAATGTTTCGAAAGTATCTAAGAATTATGCCCTTTTATTGGATAAGTATTTACCTCATCCTATCAAATTGTGTAAACATTTGGTCAATTAAATAGGTAAGATTtctatgaataataataataataataataataaagattctATGGACCCATAGTCACTTTCACTAAACTTTCTCAAAGACAAATATAATGAAAACGTGTAATGCTACCTCAAAAACTTGTAGGTTTAAGAAAGAAAGGACATATGGGGCCCACAATCAatataaagaatttaaaaaaaaaaataaaaaaagccctTAAACCCATCAAAATGTGTAAGTTTTGTGATGGTAGTGTTGACATCCCTTTTTGCAAaccgcatttaacctcacatggagggtaaaagggtaatttcgtcttggaaatatgcatattgattctggtcattaaattcttaatttcatttcatcaaaatgatCTTAATATTCTAATAatcaaatcaattgttcataagcCCTAATCAatccattagattgaaagttatcatcaaatcaagttttaatggccaaaatacactatcacaaattgaatccg encodes:
- the LOC115990546 gene encoding adenylate-forming reductase 03009-like yields the protein MQTQERSSNCRGLAFEIKPHADPFAIKIPWLGSPKEFPSFIQRSISKSSSHFCDLDLDDEDHVDIGLEVVEQGNNVEKQIKQTPLPLLTASIHEQASKPSRKKNSWLSVILLDEGFFRVYKGLFSICLILNITGLVLATTGHFSHGKNITALFSIANILALTQCRSEAFLRVVFWLAVKFLGRSWVPLFIKTATTSLLQSLGGIHSSCGVSSIAWLMYALVLTLKDGDNSSPEIIGVASTILGLLCLSSLVWVFIILTISYDPKTKSHKKDISSSLIKRQEFWFTVSITFLIILPWMTVRRVPIKVFAPSGHAAIVKFDGGVKAGISGRISPSPLSEWHAFGIISDGKKEHMILAGAVGDFTKSLVSNPPSHFWVRKVHFVGLPYLVNMYDRVLLVSTGSGICVFLSFLLQPCSVDVRGWPKDKVIVHDTAVFGRPNLSQLSIDAARNWSTKVVIVTRNPEGSRDVVNACKAAGISAFGPIWDS